In Streptomyces sp. NBC_00878, a single window of DNA contains:
- a CDS encoding sugar phosphate isomerase/epimerase: MPRTFTLFTGQWADLPLEEVCRLARDFGYDGLELACWGDHFEVDKALADSSYLDSRRELLDKYGLKCWAISNHLVGQAVCDAIIDERHQAILPARIWGDGEAEGVRQRAASEIADTARAAAAFGVDTVIGFTGSAIWHLVAMFPPAPESMIERGYDDFAMRWNPILDVFDTEGVRFAHEVHPSEIAYDYWTTQRTLEAVDHRPAFGLNFDPSHFVWQDLDPVGFLWDFRDRIYHVDCKEARKRLDGRNGRLGSHLPWGDPRRGWDFVSAGHGDVPWEDVFRMLRSIDYKGPVSVEWEDAGMDRLQGAPEALTRLKAYDFEPPTASFDAAFGGND; the protein is encoded by the coding sequence ATGCCGCGCACCTTCACGCTGTTCACCGGTCAGTGGGCCGATCTGCCCCTCGAAGAGGTCTGCCGGCTCGCCCGCGACTTCGGCTACGACGGACTCGAACTCGCCTGCTGGGGCGACCACTTCGAGGTCGACAAGGCCCTCGCGGACTCCTCGTATCTCGACTCCCGGCGGGAACTGCTCGACAAGTACGGCCTCAAGTGCTGGGCCATCTCCAACCACCTGGTCGGCCAGGCCGTCTGCGACGCCATCATCGACGAACGCCACCAGGCGATCCTCCCGGCCCGCATCTGGGGCGACGGCGAGGCGGAGGGCGTACGGCAGCGGGCGGCGTCCGAGATCGCCGACACCGCGCGCGCCGCGGCCGCCTTCGGCGTCGACACCGTCATCGGCTTCACCGGCTCCGCGATCTGGCACCTGGTCGCGATGTTCCCGCCCGCCCCGGAGTCGATGATCGAGCGCGGCTACGACGACTTCGCCATGCGCTGGAACCCCATCCTCGACGTCTTCGACACCGAGGGCGTGCGGTTCGCGCACGAGGTCCACCCGAGCGAGATCGCGTACGACTACTGGACAACTCAGCGCACTCTGGAGGCCGTTGACCACCGCCCGGCCTTCGGGCTGAACTTCGACCCCTCGCACTTCGTCTGGCAGGACCTCGACCCGGTCGGCTTCCTGTGGGACTTCCGCGACCGGATCTACCACGTGGACTGCAAGGAGGCCCGCAAGCGCCTCGACGGCCGCAACGGACGCCTCGGCTCCCACCTGCCGTGGGGCGACCCCCGCCGCGGCTGGGACTTCGTGTCCGCGGGCCACGGCGACGTCCCCTGGGAGGACGTGTTCCGGATGCTGCGCTCCATCGACTACAAGGGGCCCGTCTCGGTCGAGTGGGAGGACGCGGGCATGGACCGCCTCCAGGGCGCACCCGAGGCACTCACCCGGCTGAAGGCGTACGACTTCGAACCTCCGACGGCGTCCTTCGACGCGGCGTTCGGCGGCAACGACTAG
- a CDS encoding ABC transporter permease translates to MTQPVSPPRDEIPKLSPQVEPSPWRAVVARADVRTLSLLGVLAALILIGGITKPDEFLDTRNLQLVLTQASVIGVVTVGMTFVIISGGIDLSVGAIVALASVWATTVATQDFGFTGILFTAVLVGVGCGLVNGVLIAYGAMVPFIATLAMLASARGLALQITDGNTQVVTVDGILDLGERDSYVLGVPPLVMVFAVVTIIGWLVLNRTTFGRRTVAVGGNAEAARLAGIDVRRQRLYLYLLSGLCCGIAAFLLIILSGSGQNTNGNLYELDAIAAAIIGGTLLTGGRGTIVGSVLGVLIFTTITNIFALNNLQSDVQQIAKGAIIVAAVLVQRRTASTT, encoded by the coding sequence ATGACGCAGCCCGTGTCCCCGCCCCGGGACGAAATCCCGAAGCTGTCACCACAGGTGGAACCCAGTCCGTGGCGGGCGGTCGTGGCCCGCGCCGACGTCCGCACGCTCTCGCTGCTCGGTGTGCTCGCCGCCCTGATCCTCATCGGAGGCATCACCAAGCCCGACGAGTTCCTCGACACCCGCAACCTCCAACTCGTCCTCACCCAGGCCTCGGTGATCGGTGTCGTCACGGTCGGCATGACCTTCGTCATCATCTCCGGCGGTATCGACCTGTCCGTCGGCGCGATCGTCGCGCTCGCCTCGGTGTGGGCGACGACCGTCGCCACCCAGGACTTCGGCTTCACCGGAATCCTCTTCACGGCGGTGCTCGTCGGGGTCGGCTGCGGCCTCGTCAACGGGGTGCTGATCGCGTACGGCGCCATGGTGCCGTTCATCGCGACCCTGGCCATGCTCGCCTCGGCCCGCGGCCTGGCCCTCCAGATCACCGACGGCAACACCCAGGTCGTCACCGTCGACGGCATCCTCGACCTCGGCGAGCGCGACTCCTACGTCCTCGGCGTCCCGCCGCTCGTCATGGTGTTCGCGGTCGTGACGATCATCGGCTGGCTCGTGCTCAACCGCACCACCTTCGGCCGCCGCACGGTCGCCGTCGGCGGCAACGCGGAAGCGGCCCGGCTCGCCGGCATCGACGTACGCCGCCAGCGCCTCTACCTCTACCTGCTCTCCGGACTGTGCTGCGGCATCGCGGCCTTCCTGCTGATCATCCTGTCCGGCTCGGGCCAGAACACCAACGGCAACCTCTACGAACTCGACGCCATCGCCGCCGCGATCATCGGCGGCACCCTGCTCACCGGGGGACGCGGCACCATCGTCGGCTCGGTGCTCGGCGTCCTGATCTTCACCACGATCACCAACATCTTCGCCCTGAACAACCTGCAGAGCGACGTCCAGCAGATCGCCAAGGGCGCGATCATCGTCGCCGCCGTGCTCGTCCAGCGACGTACCGCCAGCACGACCTGA
- a CDS encoding inositol-3-phosphate synthase: MSAEPSVSPPRVGVWLIGARGSVATTAVTGCAAVTAGLHPPTGMVTETPAFADCGLPPLSSLVFGGHDTVDCPLPKRAEALAAGGVLPPGLPTAVTAELAAADREIRLGGPLPGDARAEDDLIEALSSDIRDFIRRCGLARAVVVNVASTEPVPTDAELPASSLYAAAALRAGCPYVNFTPSMGLHHPALASAASASGLPYAGRDGKTGQTLLRSVLGPMFAQRALAVRAWSGTNLLGGGDGAALADPGAAAAKNAGKERVLADTLGLVPEGETHIDDVPSLGDWKTAWDHIAFDGFLGTRMVLQTTWQGCDSSLAAPLILDLARLVARAHETGLSGPLTELGFYFKDPVGEGPAALGEQYAELVGFAGRLRLRGRRGVPPGLGEQAGLGANVGLGEQARLGDQGGPSEERSGSSGERRAMPGDRR, translated from the coding sequence ATGTCCGCCGAACCCTCCGTCTCCCCGCCCCGGGTGGGAGTGTGGCTGATCGGAGCACGCGGCTCTGTCGCCACCACGGCCGTCACGGGCTGCGCCGCGGTGACCGCGGGGCTGCACCCACCGACGGGCATGGTCACCGAGACCCCCGCGTTCGCCGACTGCGGACTGCCCCCGCTGTCGTCGCTCGTCTTCGGCGGGCACGACACGGTGGACTGCCCCCTGCCCAAGCGCGCCGAGGCGCTCGCCGCAGGGGGCGTCCTGCCGCCCGGACTGCCGACGGCCGTCACCGCCGAACTCGCCGCCGCCGACCGGGAGATCAGGCTCGGCGGCCCGCTGCCCGGCGACGCACGGGCCGAGGACGACCTGATCGAGGCCCTGTCATCCGACATACGTGACTTCATACGCCGGTGCGGTCTGGCCCGCGCGGTCGTCGTGAACGTGGCGTCCACGGAACCCGTGCCCACCGACGCGGAGCTCCCGGCCAGCTCCCTGTACGCGGCCGCCGCGCTGCGGGCGGGCTGCCCGTACGTCAACTTCACACCGTCCATGGGCCTGCACCACCCCGCGCTGGCGTCGGCCGCCTCGGCGTCCGGCCTGCCGTACGCGGGCCGTGACGGCAAGACCGGCCAGACCCTCCTGCGGTCGGTCCTCGGCCCGATGTTCGCGCAGCGCGCGCTGGCGGTCCGGGCCTGGTCCGGTACGAACCTGCTGGGCGGCGGCGACGGCGCGGCCCTCGCCGACCCGGGCGCGGCGGCCGCGAAGAACGCGGGCAAGGAACGCGTCCTCGCCGACACCCTCGGCTTGGTTCCCGAGGGCGAGACCCACATCGACGACGTGCCTTCGCTCGGCGACTGGAAGACCGCCTGGGACCACATCGCCTTCGACGGCTTCCTCGGCACCCGGATGGTCCTCCAGACAACCTGGCAGGGCTGCGACTCGTCCCTCGCGGCCCCACTGATCCTGGACCTGGCCCGCTTGGTGGCCCGGGCCCACGAGACGGGCCTGTCCGGCCCGCTGACCGAACTCGGCTTCTACTTCAAGGACCCGGTGGGGGAGGGCCCCGCGGCCCTGGGCGAGCAGTACGCGGAACTGGTGGGGTTCGCGGGACGGTTGCGGCTGCGGGGGAGGCGCGGGGTGCCCCCGGGCCTCGGGGAGCAGGCCGGGCTCGGGGCGAACGTCGGGCTTGGGGAACAGGCCCGGCTGGGGGATCAGGGAGGGCCATCGGAAGAGCGGTCTGGCTCTTCGGGCGAGCGGCGAGCCATGCCTGGGGATCGGCGATGA
- a CDS encoding substrate-binding domain-containing protein — protein MPELTSRRGLLFGTAAVSAGVLLAGCTSNESDDEPSSNDQPAADDKPGKQVTIGFAGPQADHGWLNAINDNAKSRAKKYKDVTLEITEGSNDTAQQIGQIETLINKKVDVLVVLPADGKALTQVGLQAMRAGIPVVNLDRIFNSPQAYRCWIGGDNYGMGLNAGHYIGEQLKDKKGARVIELAGLDNLELTKQRTQGFDAALKNYPNIKKVARQAAEFTVESGQAKMSQLLQAQSNFDALWNHDDDQGVGALRAIEQAGRDDFLMVGGAGALSAMQAIESDNSVLKATVLYPPTMAASAIDLARALGQSKGIGGLAEFEIPASLTLYSAVVDKDNVKQYLPTGFK, from the coding sequence ATGCCAGAGCTCACGAGCCGCAGAGGACTGCTCTTCGGCACCGCCGCCGTCTCGGCCGGTGTCCTCCTCGCCGGTTGCACCAGCAACGAGTCCGACGACGAGCCGTCCTCCAACGACCAGCCCGCCGCCGACGACAAGCCCGGCAAGCAGGTCACCATCGGCTTCGCCGGCCCGCAGGCCGACCACGGCTGGCTCAACGCGATCAACGACAACGCCAAGAGCCGCGCCAAGAAGTACAAGGACGTGACGCTGGAGATCACGGAGGGCTCCAACGACACCGCCCAGCAGATCGGCCAGATCGAGACGCTGATCAACAAGAAGGTCGACGTCCTGGTGGTGCTGCCCGCCGACGGCAAGGCGCTCACCCAGGTCGGCCTCCAGGCCATGCGCGCGGGCATCCCGGTCGTCAACCTCGACCGGATCTTCAACTCCCCGCAGGCGTACCGCTGCTGGATAGGCGGCGACAACTACGGCATGGGCCTCAACGCCGGCCACTACATCGGCGAGCAGCTCAAGGACAAGAAGGGTGCCCGGGTCATCGAGCTCGCGGGGCTCGACAACCTGGAGCTGACGAAGCAGCGCACGCAGGGCTTCGACGCGGCTCTCAAGAACTACCCGAACATCAAGAAGGTCGCCCGCCAGGCCGCCGAGTTCACCGTCGAGTCGGGACAGGCCAAGATGTCCCAACTCCTCCAGGCCCAGTCGAACTTCGACGCCCTGTGGAACCACGACGACGACCAGGGAGTCGGCGCCCTGCGCGCCATCGAGCAGGCCGGACGCGACGACTTCCTGATGGTCGGCGGCGCGGGCGCCCTGTCCGCCATGCAGGCCATCGAGTCGGACAACAGCGTCCTCAAGGCCACCGTCCTCTACCCGCCCACCATGGCCGCGTCCGCGATCGACCTCGCCCGCGCCCTCGGTCAGAGCAAGGGCATCGGCGGCCTCGCCGAGTTCGAGATCCCGGCTTCCCTGACCCTCTACTCGGCGGTCGTCGACAAGGACAACGTCAAGCAGTACCTGCCCACGGGCTTCAAGTAG
- a CDS encoding Gfo/Idh/MocA family protein: MGQPQQPDEAQAGAAAGRPPLGVGMVGYAFMGAAHSQGWRTVGRVFDLPRRPVLAAVCGRDAGAVRAAADRLGWAAAETDWRALIARDDVDLVDICTPGDSHAEIAIAALAAGKHVLCEKPLANTVEEAEAMAEAAQAAAGRGQVAMVGFNYRRVPATSLARRMIAEGRLGTLRHVRVTYLQDWLVDREFPLTWRLRKETAGSGALGDLGAHIVDLAQYLAGEPVVGVSALTETFVRERPLPAGSSSGLSAAGGGGLGAVTVDDAALFTGRFASGALASFEATRFATGRKNSLRIELNGDNGSLAFDLERLNELSYHDATEPGTHAGFRRILVTEPDHPYLEAWWPPGHGLGYEHTFVHQARDLVHAIADGGQPLPSFADGLQVQRVLAAVEESAEKNSVYTPTAS; the protein is encoded by the coding sequence ATGGGACAGCCGCAGCAGCCCGACGAGGCACAGGCCGGGGCAGCGGCCGGAAGGCCGCCGCTGGGCGTGGGCATGGTCGGATACGCGTTCATGGGCGCCGCCCACTCCCAGGGCTGGCGCACCGTGGGCCGCGTCTTCGACCTGCCGCGCCGACCGGTCCTCGCCGCCGTCTGCGGCCGTGACGCAGGAGCTGTACGAGCGGCGGCCGACCGGCTCGGCTGGGCGGCCGCCGAGACCGACTGGCGGGCGCTGATCGCCCGCGACGACGTCGACCTGGTCGACATCTGCACCCCCGGCGACAGCCACGCCGAGATCGCCATCGCCGCGCTCGCCGCGGGCAAGCACGTGCTGTGCGAGAAGCCCCTCGCCAACACGGTCGAGGAGGCCGAGGCGATGGCCGAGGCCGCCCAAGCCGCCGCCGGACGCGGCCAGGTGGCGATGGTCGGCTTCAACTACCGCCGGGTGCCCGCCACTTCACTCGCCCGGCGGATGATCGCCGAGGGGCGCCTCGGCACTCTGCGGCACGTACGGGTGACATACCTTCAGGACTGGCTGGTGGACCGGGAGTTCCCGCTCACCTGGCGGCTGCGCAAGGAGACGGCGGGCTCGGGCGCGCTCGGCGACCTGGGCGCGCACATCGTCGACCTCGCGCAGTACCTGGCGGGGGAGCCGGTCGTGGGAGTGTCCGCACTCACCGAGACCTTCGTACGGGAGCGGCCGTTGCCGGCCGGCTCCTCCAGCGGACTCTCGGCGGCCGGGGGCGGCGGACTCGGGGCGGTCACGGTCGATGACGCCGCCCTGTTCACCGGACGGTTCGCCTCGGGCGCCCTCGCGTCCTTCGAGGCCACCCGGTTCGCGACCGGCCGCAAGAACTCCCTGCGCATCGAACTCAACGGCGACAACGGCTCGTTGGCCTTCGACCTGGAGCGCCTCAACGAACTCTCGTACCACGACGCGACCGAGCCCGGCACCCACGCCGGCTTCCGCCGCATCCTCGTCACCGAACCCGACCACCCCTACCTGGAGGCCTGGTGGCCGCCGGGCCACGGCCTCGGATACGAGCACACCTTCGTCCACCAGGCCCGCGACCTGGTGCACGCGATCGCCGACGGCGGGCAGCCGCTGCCCTCCTTCGCCGACGGGCTGCAGGTGCAGCGCGTCCTCGCGGCGGTCGAGGAGAGCGCCGAGAAGAACTCCGTCTACACCCCCACAGCGAGCTGA
- a CDS encoding PQQ-dependent sugar dehydrogenase encodes MHGNDHIGTTRSESHRRRPRIRLRKALALFTGALLAGASLTLATPPAGAAVADPAAAPAAAEDFQQVTLAKGEPEVGEPMSLAVLPDRSVLHTSRDGELRITDSAGNTRLAGKLAVYTHDEEGLQGVGIDPGFADNRFIYLYYAPPLDTPAGDAPETGTAADFAPFDGVNRLSRFVLNADGTLDNASEKKILDVPATRGICCHVGGDIDFDAAGNLYLSTGDDSNPFQSDGYSPIDERADRNPVFDAQRTSGNTNDLRGKILRIKVNADGSYTVPDGNLFAPGTDKTRAEIYAMGFRNPFRFSVDKKTGILYVGDYGPDAGAADPARGPAGQVEFARVTKPGNFGWPYCTGDNDAYVDYDFGTGASEASFDCAAPKNTSPHNTGLTDLPPAEAAWIPYDGASVPEFGTGSESPMGGPVYDYDASLDSPVKFPEAYDGDFFAGEFGRRWIKRITSDGSGTVQAINDVPWTGTQVMDMAFGPDGALYVLDYGLAWFGGDENSALYRIENATDGHSPVAQAAADRTSGQAKLKVEFSSAGTTDADGDALTYSWDFGDGGTSTAANPTYTYKKNGTYTATLTAKDASGRTGSASVHIVVGNTAPKVTLQLPENGQLFAFGEAVPFKVKVTDPEDRTIDCAKVKVTFVLGHDSHGHPVTSANGCSGTIQTSADGGHDEDANIFGVFDAEYTDGGGGGQEALTTHDQSVVQPGHRQAEHYGKSEGVSIITKTTAHGGKTVGDVNNGDWISFEPYVLSNASKLTARISSGGTGGKLEVRSGSPTGRLLGTATVPVTGGWETFQDVSADLTRAPRGTTTLYFVFKGSGTGALYDVDDFTFTTR; translated from the coding sequence GTGCACGGGAACGACCACATAGGCACCACCAGATCCGAGAGCCACAGACGACGCCCGAGAATCCGACTGCGCAAGGCGCTCGCCCTGTTCACCGGTGCACTCCTCGCGGGTGCCTCGCTCACCCTGGCTACACCGCCGGCTGGCGCCGCCGTCGCCGACCCGGCCGCCGCGCCCGCGGCCGCCGAGGACTTCCAGCAGGTCACCCTCGCCAAGGGCGAGCCCGAGGTCGGCGAGCCCATGTCGCTCGCCGTCCTCCCGGACCGCTCGGTGCTGCACACCTCGCGCGACGGTGAACTGCGGATCACCGACAGCGCAGGCAACACCAGACTGGCGGGCAAACTCGCCGTCTACACGCACGACGAGGAAGGCCTGCAGGGCGTCGGCATCGACCCCGGCTTCGCCGACAACCGCTTCATCTACCTCTACTACGCCCCGCCGCTCGACACCCCGGCGGGCGACGCCCCCGAAACCGGCACCGCGGCCGACTTCGCGCCCTTCGACGGCGTCAACCGGCTCTCCCGCTTCGTCCTGAACGCGGACGGCACCCTCGACAACGCCAGCGAGAAGAAGATCCTCGACGTCCCGGCGACCCGCGGCATCTGCTGCCACGTGGGCGGGGACATCGACTTCGACGCGGCCGGGAACCTCTACCTGTCGACCGGCGACGACTCCAACCCGTTCCAGTCGGACGGCTACTCGCCCATCGACGAGCGCGCCGACCGCAACCCCGTCTTCGACGCCCAGCGCACCTCCGGCAACACCAACGACCTGCGCGGCAAGATCCTGCGCATCAAGGTGAACGCCGACGGCTCGTACACGGTCCCCGACGGCAACCTCTTCGCGCCCGGCACGGACAAGACACGCGCCGAGATCTACGCGATGGGCTTCCGCAACCCGTTCCGCTTCAGCGTCGACAAGAAGACCGGGATCCTCTACGTCGGCGACTACGGCCCGGACGCCGGTGCCGCCGACCCCGCGCGCGGCCCGGCCGGCCAGGTCGAGTTCGCCCGCGTCACCAAGCCCGGCAACTTCGGCTGGCCGTACTGCACGGGCGACAACGACGCCTACGTGGACTACGACTTCGGGACCGGCGCCTCAGAGGCCTCCTTCGACTGCGCGGCCCCCAAGAACACCTCGCCCCACAACACCGGCCTGACGGATCTGCCCCCGGCCGAGGCCGCCTGGATCCCCTACGACGGCGCATCCGTGCCCGAGTTCGGCACCGGCTCCGAGTCCCCGATGGGCGGCCCGGTCTACGACTACGACGCCTCGCTCGACTCGCCCGTCAAGTTCCCCGAGGCGTACGACGGGGACTTCTTCGCCGGAGAGTTCGGCCGTCGCTGGATCAAGCGGATCACGTCGGACGGCAGCGGCACCGTGCAGGCCATCAACGACGTGCCGTGGACCGGCACCCAGGTCATGGACATGGCCTTCGGCCCGGACGGCGCGCTGTACGTCCTGGACTACGGCCTCGCATGGTTCGGCGGCGACGAGAACTCCGCCCTGTACCGCATCGAGAACGCCACCGACGGCCACTCACCCGTGGCACAGGCCGCGGCCGACCGCACCTCGGGCCAGGCGAAGCTGAAGGTCGAGTTCTCCTCCGCCGGTACGACGGACGCCGACGGCGACGCCCTCACGTACAGCTGGGACTTCGGCGACGGCGGTACGTCGACGGCGGCGAACCCGACGTACACGTACAAGAAGAACGGCACGTACACGGCGACGCTGACCGCGAAGGACGCCTCAGGACGGACCGGCAGCGCGAGCGTGCACATCGTCGTCGGCAACACCGCGCCGAAGGTGACCCTCCAACTCCCGGAGAACGGGCAGCTGTTCGCCTTCGGTGAGGCGGTGCCCTTCAAGGTGAAGGTGACCGACCCGGAGGACCGCACCATCGACTGCGCCAAGGTGAAGGTCACCTTCGTCCTCGGCCACGACAGCCACGGCCACCCCGTGACCTCGGCCAACGGCTGCTCCGGCACCATCCAGACCAGCGCCGACGGCGGCCACGACGAGGACGCGAACATTTTCGGCGTCTTCGACGCGGAGTACACCGACGGCGGAGGCGGCGGCCAGGAGGCGCTCACCACGCACGACCAGAGCGTCGTCCAGCCGGGGCACCGGCAGGCCGAGCACTACGGCAAGTCCGAGGGCGTCTCGATCATCACGAAGACCACCGCACACGGCGGAAAGACCGTCGGTGACGTCAACAACGGCGACTGGATCTCCTTCGAGCCGTACGTCCTGAGCAACGCCTCGAAGCTCACGGCACGGATCTCCTCCGGCGGCACGGGCGGAAAGCTGGAGGTCCGCTCGGGTTCGCCCACCGGCCGCCTGCTCGGCACGGCGACCGTCCCGGTGACCGGCGGCTGGGAGACCTTCCAGGACGTCAGCGCCGACCTGACGCGAGCGCCGCGCGGGACCACCACGCTCTATTTCGTCTTCAAGGGGAGCGGTACCGGAGCCCTGTACGACGTGGACGACTTCACCTTCACGACCCGCTGA
- a CDS encoding ThuA domain-containing protein, whose product MRATGRTVTVVVGATLLIGCVSGPAASKGPSDSSASTASKAPSAGERILVFSKTAGFRHDSISDGIAAVKGLGAEHGFTVDATEDAGAFSSRNLGRYDAVVFLSTTGDVLDEAQQRAFEGYIKGGGGYVGIHAAADTEYDWEFYGGLAGAYFQSHPAIQPARIEVEDRAHPATSHLGESWNRTDEWYDYRSNPRDRAHILASLDESSYSGGTMGGDHPIAWCQEYRGGRAFYTGGGHTKESYEDPAFRQHLLGGIRWAVGAAEADCRPEKGYSPLFDGTAESLAHWRQAGPGSFSLSDDGTLTSSGGLGMLWYADRGFGSYSLKLDWRMASASGDDNSGVFVGFPASDDPWSAVNNGYEVQIDASDAPDRTTGAVYSFQSADIKKRDRALNPPGEWNTYEIRVEGERLQVWLNGVKINDFTNTDPARSLRDGHVGIQNHGAEDQVSFRDIRIKELSARSAAQGD is encoded by the coding sequence ATGCGAGCAACTGGCCGAACGGTGACCGTTGTTGTCGGTGCGACCCTGCTCATCGGGTGCGTGTCGGGACCGGCCGCCTCGAAGGGACCTTCCGACTCGTCCGCGTCGACTGCGTCGAAGGCGCCCTCGGCGGGTGAGCGGATCCTGGTGTTCTCCAAGACCGCCGGGTTCCGGCACGACTCCATCTCCGACGGGATCGCCGCGGTGAAGGGCCTCGGCGCCGAGCACGGTTTCACGGTGGACGCCACCGAGGACGCGGGGGCCTTCTCCTCGCGCAACCTCGGCCGGTACGACGCCGTGGTGTTCCTCTCCACGACCGGGGACGTCCTCGACGAGGCCCAACAGCGGGCTTTCGAGGGCTACATCAAGGGCGGCGGCGGTTACGTGGGCATCCACGCGGCCGCCGACACCGAGTACGACTGGGAGTTCTACGGCGGTCTCGCCGGCGCCTACTTCCAGTCGCACCCGGCGATCCAGCCCGCGCGGATCGAGGTCGAGGACCGGGCCCACCCGGCCACCTCGCACCTCGGCGAGTCCTGGAACCGTACGGACGAGTGGTACGACTACCGCTCCAATCCCCGGGACCGGGCCCACATCCTGGCCTCGCTCGACGAGTCGTCGTACAGCGGCGGCACGATGGGCGGCGACCATCCGATCGCCTGGTGCCAGGAGTACCGGGGTGGCCGCGCCTTCTACACCGGCGGCGGTCACACCAAGGAGTCGTACGAGGATCCCGCCTTCCGGCAACACCTGCTGGGCGGCATCCGGTGGGCCGTCGGCGCCGCCGAGGCCGACTGCCGCCCGGAGAAGGGGTATTCGCCTCTCTTCGACGGGACCGCCGAGTCGCTGGCCCACTGGAGGCAGGCGGGACCGGGCTCGTTCTCGCTCTCGGACGACGGCACGCTCACGTCGTCCGGCGGCCTGGGCATGCTCTGGTACGCGGACCGCGGCTTCGGCTCGTACTCGCTGAAGCTCGACTGGCGCATGGCGAGTGCCTCCGGTGACGACAACTCCGGTGTGTTCGTGGGCTTCCCGGCCTCCGACGACCCCTGGTCGGCCGTCAACAACGGCTACGAGGTCCAGATCGACGCGTCCGACGCCCCCGACCGCACCACCGGGGCCGTGTACAGCTTCCAGTCCGCCGACATCAAGAAGCGCGACCGTGCGCTGAACCCGCCGGGGGAGTGGAACACGTACGAGATCCGCGTGGAGGGCGAACGACTCCAAGTCTGGCTCAACGGCGTGAAGATCAACGATTTCACCAACACCGATCCGGCGCGCAGCCTGCGCGACGGTCATGTCGGCATCCAGAACCACGGAGCCGAGGACCAGGTGTCCTTCCGCGACATCCGGATCAAGGAACTGTCGGCGCGATCTGCCGCGCAGGGCGATTGA
- a CDS encoding SCO3242 family prenyltransferase → MNAWAELLRLPALFTVPGDALAGAAAAGARPNPRTLVAIASSLCLYEAGMALNDWADRAEDAVDRPHRPLPSGRIKPTAALAAAGGLTAAGLALASTAGRRPLAVAGALATTVWSYDLVLKRTPAGPVAMAAARALDLLLGGVAANGDFRRALPSALALGTHTLAVTTVSRHETQGGSPWAPVSALATTAALTWSVTRDGPAWDRNPPRDWGPGRDRRPGPDRQPARDRQSGRYRQSENDRQPGRAAATAANLAPLRGALAAVYAVTAARPLFHAALNPSPQLTQRAVGGGIRAMIPLQAALAARSGAPVTALLTAALAPAARRFGRKVSVT, encoded by the coding sequence GTGAACGCCTGGGCGGAACTCCTGCGCCTCCCCGCCCTCTTCACCGTCCCCGGCGACGCGCTCGCGGGCGCCGCCGCGGCCGGGGCGCGCCCGAACCCCCGAACCCTGGTCGCCATCGCCTCCTCCCTCTGCCTGTACGAAGCGGGCATGGCCCTCAACGACTGGGCCGACCGCGCGGAGGACGCCGTGGACCGCCCGCACCGCCCCCTGCCCTCGGGCCGCATCAAGCCGACCGCGGCTCTGGCGGCGGCAGGCGGCCTGACGGCGGCGGGCCTGGCCCTCGCGTCCACAGCGGGCCGCAGACCCCTCGCGGTCGCCGGCGCGCTGGCGACCACGGTCTGGTCGTACGACCTGGTCCTCAAGCGCACGCCCGCGGGCCCCGTGGCGATGGCCGCGGCCCGCGCCCTGGACCTCCTCCTCGGCGGGGTGGCCGCCAACGGCGACTTCCGCAGAGCACTGCCCTCCGCCCTGGCCCTGGGTACCCACACCCTGGCCGTCACCACGGTCTCCCGCCACGAGACCCAGGGTGGTTCACCTTGGGCCCCCGTGAGCGCGTTGGCCACGACGGCGGCACTGACCTGGTCCGTCACACGCGACGGCCCGGCATGGGACCGGAACCCACCACGGGATTGGGGACCGGGACGGGACCGGAGACCGGGACCGGACCGGCAACCGGCACGGGACCGGCAGTCGGGTCGGTACCGGCAGTCGGAAAACGACCGCCAACCGGGACGCGCGGCTGCAACCGCCGCGAACCTCGCGCCCCTGCGCGGAGCACTCGCCGCCGTGTACGCGGTCACCGCCGCCCGCCCCCTCTTCCACGCCGCCCTCAACCCGTCGCCCCAACTCACCCAACGAGCCGTCGGCGGCGGCATTCGGGCCATGATCCCCCTCCAGGCCGCCCTCGCGGCCCGCTCCGGCGCTCCCGTCACCGCCCTGCTGACAGCGGCGCTCGCCCCGGCCGCCCGCCGGTTCGGCCGGAAGGTGAGCGTCACATGA